One segment of Toxotes jaculatrix isolate fToxJac2 chromosome 8, fToxJac2.pri, whole genome shotgun sequence DNA contains the following:
- the fabp10a gene encoding fatty acid-binding protein 10-A, liver basic → MDFNGTWQVYSQENYEEFLRVMELPEDVIKMAKDIKPITEIKQNGNDFVVTSKTPGKTVTNSFTVGKEADITTMDGKKLKCVVNLEGGKLVCKTGKFCHIQELKGGEMVETLTMGSTTLVRKSKKM, encoded by the exons ATGGACTTCAACGGAACATGGCAGGTTTACTCTCAGGAGAACTATGAGGAGTTCCTCAGGGTCATGG AACTCCCAGAAGATGTCATCAAGATGGCCAAGGACATCAAGCCAATTACTGAGATCAAGCAGAATGGCAATGACTTTGTTGTCACCTCCAAAACCCCTGGAAAGACTGTGACCAACTCCTTTACAGTTGGCAAGGAGGCTGATATCACCACCATGGACGGCAAGAAGCTCAAG TGCGTTGTCAATCTGGAGGGTGGCAAACTGGTCTGCAAAACCGGCAAGTTCTGCCATATCCAAGAACTCAAGGGAGGAGAGATGGTTGAG ACATTGACCATGGGCTCAACAACTCTTGTGAGGAAGAGCAAAAAGATGTAA
- the srsf10a gene encoding serine/arginine-rich splicing factor 10 isoform X1 yields MARYLRPPNTSLFVRNIADESRPEDLRREFGRYGPIVDVYIPLDFYTRRPRGFAYIQFEDVRDAEDALHNLDRKWVCGRQIEIQFAQGDRKTPNQMKAKERHSPRSFSRYDDDRDSRRRRSRSRSYERRRSRSPSYERRPRRSESPRDSRSYSRHRRSRSHENDKYRGPPRDHHRTHHEPGSHSRSASRSPSPSRSRPKGKKSQSRSHSPAEEFNPTSSSQKQSVGRSPSRSYSRSMSRSRSRSRSWAGRKSGGH; encoded by the exons ATGGCGAGGTACCTGAGGCCTCCTAATACGTCTCTTTTCGTCAGAAACATCGCTGACGAGTCCAG GCCAGAGGATTTACGACGTGAGTTTGGTCGTTATGGGCCTATTGTAGATGTCTACATTCCACTTGACTTCTATACACGGCGACCAAGAGGATTTGCTTACATTCA GTTTGAAGATGTGCGGGATGCAGAAGATGCTCTTCACAACCTGGACCGTAAATGGGTTTGTGGACGTCAGATCGAGATCCAGTTTGCCCAGGGAGACCGCAAGA CCCCAAACCAGATGAAGGCGAAGGAGCGCCATTCCCCTCGCAGTTTCTCCCGCTATGACGATGATCGGGATAGCCGCCGAAGACGATCCCGGAGCCGCAGCTATGAACGCCGCAGGTCCCGGAGCCCCTCCTATGAACGCCGCCCTCGGAGGTCTGAGAGCCCTAGAGA CTCTCGGTCCTACAGTCGACATAGACGGAGCAGAAGCCATGAAAATGACAA GTACAGAGGTCCTCCTCGCGACCACCACAGAACACACCATGAACCAGGCTCACACAGCCGCTCTGCGTCCCGCTCCCCTTCACCCTCCAGATCCAGGCCCAAAGGCAAAAAGAGCCAGTCCAGGTCCCACAGCCCAGCTGAAGAGTTCAACCCAACCTCCAGCTCCCAGAAACAGTCTGTGGGACGATCTCCATCCCGATCCTACTCTAGATCCATGTCCCGATCACGCTCTCGCTCCAGATCCTGGGCTGGACGTAAATCTGGAGGTCACTGA
- the srsf10a gene encoding serine/arginine-rich splicing factor 10 isoform X2 produces the protein MARYLRPPNTSLFVRNIADESRPEDLRREFGRYGPIVDVYIPLDFYTRRPRGFAYIQFEDVRDAEDALHNLDRKWVCGRQIEIQFAQGDRKTPNQMKAKERHSPRSFSRYDDDRDSRRRRSRSRSYERRRSRSPSYERRPRRSESPRDRHRRSRSHENDKYRGPPRDHHRTHHEPGSHSRSASRSPSPSRSRPKGKKSQSRSHSPAEEFNPTSSSQKQSVGRSPSRSYSRSMSRSRSRSRSWAGRKSGGH, from the exons ATGGCGAGGTACCTGAGGCCTCCTAATACGTCTCTTTTCGTCAGAAACATCGCTGACGAGTCCAG GCCAGAGGATTTACGACGTGAGTTTGGTCGTTATGGGCCTATTGTAGATGTCTACATTCCACTTGACTTCTATACACGGCGACCAAGAGGATTTGCTTACATTCA GTTTGAAGATGTGCGGGATGCAGAAGATGCTCTTCACAACCTGGACCGTAAATGGGTTTGTGGACGTCAGATCGAGATCCAGTTTGCCCAGGGAGACCGCAAGA CCCCAAACCAGATGAAGGCGAAGGAGCGCCATTCCCCTCGCAGTTTCTCCCGCTATGACGATGATCGGGATAGCCGCCGAAGACGATCCCGGAGCCGCAGCTATGAACGCCGCAGGTCCCGGAGCCCCTCCTATGAACGCCGCCCTCGGAGGTCTGAGAGCCCTAGAGA TCGACATAGACGGAGCAGAAGCCATGAAAATGACAA GTACAGAGGTCCTCCTCGCGACCACCACAGAACACACCATGAACCAGGCTCACACAGCCGCTCTGCGTCCCGCTCCCCTTCACCCTCCAGATCCAGGCCCAAAGGCAAAAAGAGCCAGTCCAGGTCCCACAGCCCAGCTGAAGAGTTCAACCCAACCTCCAGCTCCCAGAAACAGTCTGTGGGACGATCTCCATCCCGATCCTACTCTAGATCCATGTCCCGATCACGCTCTCGCTCCAGATCCTGGGCTGGACGTAAATCTGGAGGTCACTGA
- the srsf10a gene encoding serine/arginine-rich splicing factor 10 isoform X3 has product MLKVTSQTFYVRDAEDALHNLDRKWVCGRQIEIQFAQGDRKTPNQMKAKERHSPRSFSRYDDDRDSRRRRSRSRSYERRRSRSPSYERRPRRSESPRDSRSYSRHRRSRSHENDKYRGPPRDHHRTHHEPGSHSRSASRSPSPSRSRPKGKKSQSRSHSPAEEFNPTSSSQKQSVGRSPSRSYSRSMSRSRSRSRSWAGRKSGGH; this is encoded by the exons aTGTTAAAGGTAACAAGCCAAACTTTTT ATGTGCGGGATGCAGAAGATGCTCTTCACAACCTGGACCGTAAATGGGTTTGTGGACGTCAGATCGAGATCCAGTTTGCCCAGGGAGACCGCAAGA CCCCAAACCAGATGAAGGCGAAGGAGCGCCATTCCCCTCGCAGTTTCTCCCGCTATGACGATGATCGGGATAGCCGCCGAAGACGATCCCGGAGCCGCAGCTATGAACGCCGCAGGTCCCGGAGCCCCTCCTATGAACGCCGCCCTCGGAGGTCTGAGAGCCCTAGAGA CTCTCGGTCCTACAGTCGACATAGACGGAGCAGAAGCCATGAAAATGACAA GTACAGAGGTCCTCCTCGCGACCACCACAGAACACACCATGAACCAGGCTCACACAGCCGCTCTGCGTCCCGCTCCCCTTCACCCTCCAGATCCAGGCCCAAAGGCAAAAAGAGCCAGTCCAGGTCCCACAGCCCAGCTGAAGAGTTCAACCCAACCTCCAGCTCCCAGAAACAGTCTGTGGGACGATCTCCATCCCGATCCTACTCTAGATCCATGTCCCGATCACGCTCTCGCTCCAGATCCTGGGCTGGACGTAAATCTGGAGGTCACTGA
- the pnrc2 gene encoding proline-rich nuclear receptor coactivator 2 encodes MGGGERYNIPVSHPERPLPKKNHQLGRAKQRSRDQNGATAAASAGGAGGLHHHGHRRSDKGAAYHRSPEARQAASAEKNASVRFATNYDQNWEGAVSHLNTLLATQGSPSYAGPKFSEPPSPSVLPKPPSHWVSFPMGSCDNREMMAFQLKSLLKMQA; translated from the coding sequence atgggaggtggagagaggtaCAACATTCCAGTTTCCCACCCTGAACGCCCTTTGCCCAAGAAGAACCATCAACTTGGCCGGGCTAAGCAGAGAAGCCGTGACCAGAACggagcaacagcagcagcatctgcagGAGGGGCAGGGGGCCTTCACCATCATGGCCACCGCAGGAGTGACAAAGGTGCAGCCTACCACAGGTCTCCAGAGGCGCGGCAGGCCGCGTCTGCAGAGAAGAATGCTTCTGTCCGTTTTGCCACCAACTATGATCAGAACTGGGAGGGTGCAGTGTCTCACCTCAACACGCTCCTGGCCACCCAGGGAAGTCCAAGCTACGCAGGGCCTAAGTTCAGCGAGCCACCCTCGCCAAGCGTGTTGCCCAAGCCCCCCAGCCACTGGGTGTCCTTCCCAATGGGCTCCTGTGACAACAGGGAGATGATGGCCTTCCAGCTCAAGAGCCTCCTCAAAATGCAGGCCTGA